In Candidatus Mycalebacterium zealandia, one DNA window encodes the following:
- the rimI gene encoding ribosomal-protein-alanine N-acetyltransferase: MVEKARKEDVGSIVEMEKICFDRDAWPLKVFEEELSGGAARRATIVRDARGGVIAYCFSRIFIDAMEIFKIAVHPVHRRKGLAKLLLRDALECLKSGTISLEVATDNKEAIMLYCEFGFRRVAVRKNYYQGSGRDALVMEMKVG; the protein is encoded by the coding sequence ATGGTTGAAAAAGCGCGGAAAGAAGACGTGGGCTCCATCGTTGAGATGGAAAAAATATGTTTTGACCGGGATGCATGGCCCCTCAAGGTGTTTGAGGAGGAGCTTTCGGGCGGCGCGGCGCGGCGCGCCACTATTGTGAGAGACGCTCGCGGCGGCGTTATCGCCTACTGCTTTTCGCGCATTTTCATTGACGCGATGGAAATCTTCAAAATCGCCGTCCATCCGGTTCACAGAAGAAAAGGTCTTGCGAAACTGCTTCTGCGGGACGCGCTGGAGTGTCTGAAAAGCGGAACCATCTCGCTTGAAGTGGCAACTGACAACAAAGAGGCGATTATGCTGTATTGTGAATTCGGCTTTAGACGGGTCGCCGTGCGCAAAAACTACTATCAGGGCAGCGGAAGAGACGCGCTTGTGATGGAAATGAAAGTCGGCTGA